From the genome of Cytobacillus firmus, one region includes:
- a CDS encoding DnaD domain-containing protein gives MSKNSLLKWLQEGNISIPGVLLSQYKEMNLNEHELVLILHVISYIEHGNKFPTPVELSSRMTISVAECTEMLRKLIQKGFIDIKDSYSADGIRYESYHLDPLWEKLIDQFLLSGKKEEAAKMQQEETDLYTCFEREFGRPLSPFECETLALWMDDDHHDPHIIKAALRESVLSGKLNFRYIDRILFEWKKNGIKTIEQAKSYGKKFRQNQAQQRTKREDTPSQTTKSVPFYNWLEQ, from the coding sequence ATGTCTAAAAATAGTTTATTAAAATGGCTGCAGGAAGGTAATATTTCAATACCTGGAGTCCTGCTTTCACAATATAAAGAAATGAATTTGAATGAGCATGAACTCGTCCTGATACTTCATGTAATTTCCTATATTGAACATGGAAATAAATTTCCCACCCCTGTAGAATTATCTTCCCGAATGACCATTTCTGTGGCTGAATGTACAGAAATGCTAAGAAAATTAATCCAAAAAGGCTTTATTGATATTAAAGATAGCTACTCTGCCGATGGAATCAGATATGAAAGTTACCATCTTGATCCGCTTTGGGAGAAGCTCATTGATCAGTTTCTGCTCAGCGGTAAAAAAGAGGAAGCTGCTAAGATGCAGCAGGAGGAAACAGACCTTTATACCTGCTTTGAAAGGGAGTTTGGCAGGCCGCTTTCACCTTTTGAATGTGAAACACTTGCTCTTTGGATGGATGATGACCACCATGATCCCCATATTATAAAAGCTGCCTTAAGAGAATCTGTCCTGTCCGGTAAACTGAATTTCAGATATATAGACAGGATCCTTTTTGAATGGAAAAAGAACGGCATAAAAACGATTGAACAGGCTAAAAGCTATGGGAAAAAATTCAGGCAGAATCAAGCACAGCAAAGGACAAAGAGGGAGGATACTCCGTCACAGACAACGAAATCTGTTCCCTTTTATAATTGGCTTGAACAGTAA
- a CDS encoding DUF2515 domain-containing protein yields the protein MFLSGKFLNRHEKKEQAIKDHIMKMTAKYNMDNISRTEAYFHFYKKHPEIRWAFLASMVSRNAGWNMCDLEGSCFPKLIGKKFRDMLYITYERANWLIFQDAFPQLLLYHYSTKLNRPMFHLLKTFHVSAFMEKEWLYFWKNRNKKRLMISLIINEQNVIQEPVMEHSIYKNKVFHTLLFSFQDYLHFSSVIFPTCKGELYGASVNGFRSVSKRIDLGKRLAEILFDTSYYDDVYEFAFNTVHTGSRHDYEKYFKGRKRRTTPFLRCTYPIITHHIHQFTDWSVKKRIKSKWTSESVVLKHPVHIKKWYLHKQDQLHKAAKLGKIFRSIC from the coding sequence GTGTTTCTTTCTGGGAAATTCCTGAACAGACATGAAAAAAAGGAACAGGCAATAAAGGATCATATTATGAAAATGACAGCCAAATATAACATGGATAATATCTCGAGAACGGAAGCTTATTTTCATTTTTACAAAAAGCACCCTGAAATACGCTGGGCGTTCCTGGCCTCCATGGTATCCCGTAATGCCGGCTGGAATATGTGCGATCTTGAAGGAAGCTGTTTTCCTAAATTGATAGGAAAGAAATTCAGGGATATGCTTTATATTACATATGAAAGGGCCAATTGGCTGATTTTTCAGGATGCATTTCCCCAGCTGCTCCTCTATCATTATTCGACGAAACTAAATAGGCCAATGTTTCATTTATTAAAAACTTTTCATGTATCGGCCTTTATGGAAAAGGAGTGGCTGTATTTCTGGAAAAATAGAAATAAAAAGAGATTAATGATTTCACTGATTATTAACGAACAAAATGTTATTCAAGAGCCTGTAATGGAGCATTCTATTTATAAAAATAAAGTTTTTCATACATTGCTTTTTTCCTTTCAGGATTATCTTCATTTTAGTTCAGTCATCTTCCCTACTTGCAAAGGGGAATTATACGGGGCGAGTGTTAATGGTTTCCGCTCTGTGTCCAAAAGAATTGATCTTGGAAAACGGCTGGCAGAAATATTATTTGACACAAGTTATTATGACGACGTGTATGAATTTGCTTTTAACACGGTTCATACTGGTTCAAGGCATGATTATGAGAAATACTTTAAGGGAAGAAAACGGAGAACTACCCCTTTCTTACGCTGTACATACCCAATAATCACTCATCACATACATCAATTTACTGATTGGTCTGTCAAAAAACGCATAAAGAGTAAATGGACATCAGAATCGGTTGTCCTAAAACATCCCGTCCATATTAAAAAATGGTATTTGCATAAGCAGGACCAGCTTCACAAGGCTGCCAAGCTGGGAAAAATATTTCGCTCAATTTGTTAA
- a CDS encoding YppE family protein, whose protein sequence is MVNENSLLQMTEMLLEYVEISDSRYKQVKESGEKGDFYNEVKPFADEVKSINDRWKEEAREWVSIHKPRNLYSQQIESASEHIEMVSIQAFFPETSRTRFINYVNSAVYVLKQLIILLIDEKKGT, encoded by the coding sequence ATGGTAAATGAAAATTCCCTGCTGCAAATGACAGAAATGCTGCTTGAATATGTGGAGATCTCGGACAGCAGGTATAAACAGGTTAAGGAATCAGGTGAAAAGGGTGATTTTTATAATGAAGTCAAACCTTTTGCTGATGAGGTTAAATCCATAAATGACAGATGGAAAGAAGAAGCCCGGGAGTGGGTTAGCATTCATAAACCACGAAATCTTTATTCACAGCAGATTGAATCTGCTTCTGAACATATTGAAATGGTTTCCATTCAGGCATTTTTTCCTGAAACAAGCAGAACCAGATTTATTAATTATGTTAATTCGGCTGTGTATGTGTTAAAGCAGTTGATAATATTATTAATTGATGAAAAAAAGGGAACCTGA
- a CDS encoding YppG family protein, whose product MFGRVMNRTNHIQPYGHLNQNVYFDPFYMGLNGQYYMRQQPLQNYNQAAEQYNPYYSPFNMEYQQPQQMTGMPQSFPHQPYPQQNFDSGYYSHTGSKNAGIFQNPLESEDYYGNQPSKPAAPQMPYMNPYPKQSFIPKQPSGVQSIMNSFKAQDGSLDLNKMVDTAGQMMSAVTQVSSMVKGIGGIFKA is encoded by the coding sequence ATGTTTGGCCGAGTAATGAATAGAACGAACCATATACAGCCATACGGCCATTTAAATCAAAATGTATACTTTGATCCATTTTATATGGGGCTCAATGGCCAATATTATATGAGGCAGCAGCCATTGCAGAATTATAACCAAGCTGCCGAACAGTATAATCCTTATTATTCGCCTTTTAACATGGAATACCAGCAGCCGCAGCAAATGACAGGAATGCCGCAGAGTTTTCCGCACCAGCCCTATCCGCAGCAAAATTTTGATTCCGGATATTACTCACATACAGGATCAAAAAATGCAGGGATTTTTCAGAATCCTCTAGAATCTGAAGATTATTATGGAAATCAGCCAAGTAAGCCAGCTGCTCCGCAAATGCCATACATGAATCCATATCCAAAGCAATCCTTCATTCCAAAACAGCCATCTGGCGTGCAAAGCATTATGAATTCGTTTAAAGCTCAGGACGGATCACTGGATCTTAATAAAATGGTAGACACAGCAGGCCAGATGATGTCTGCAGTCACACAGGTATCATCCATGGTTAAAGGGATTGGCGGAATATTTAAAGCTTAA
- a CDS encoding YpoC family protein, which translates to MTGEIVIPVKEQLCHSLFYKRGDSVAVNQESLFAYQPLPPFLYEAAFYAGIPAVRPWENNANYIPVLFDEWAGQKNLLGMHFTNRDRKAALDPMKVSLGLFLQMLYWTNGKPVNLLSDSGELSIKPVNSKERLDFIFARPAFYHSYIQLSELIAEMEKQYMRMLALEKMKKKR; encoded by the coding sequence ATGACCGGAGAAATCGTCATACCTGTTAAAGAACAATTATGCCATTCCCTGTTTTATAAAAGGGGTGATTCAGTGGCTGTAAACCAAGAATCTCTTTTCGCTTACCAGCCCCTGCCGCCCTTTTTATACGAAGCGGCTTTTTATGCAGGTATCCCTGCAGTAAGACCTTGGGAAAACAATGCTAATTATATTCCGGTTTTGTTTGATGAGTGGGCAGGACAGAAGAATCTCCTTGGTATGCACTTCACAAACCGGGACCGGAAAGCTGCTTTAGATCCGATGAAAGTATCTTTGGGATTGTTTTTACAGATGCTCTATTGGACAAACGGGAAGCCGGTAAACCTTTTGTCCGATTCCGGAGAGTTGTCAATAAAGCCAGTGAATAGTAAAGAACGGCTGGATTTCATTTTTGCACGTCCGGCTTTTTATCATTCTTACATACAGCTGTCTGAACTTATAGCTGAAATGGAGAAGCAATATATGAGGATGCTGGCATTAGAAAAAATGAAGAAAAAGCGCTGA
- a CDS encoding ABC transporter permease subunit encodes MVRAVQQIFIIFVLILFLAALPKIISVDPLSGSLQWSFESLPHIYGDFISEISKGSLGTYELGMQTRPIAGDIADNFFTSLLIVLVAVNASLIISLIFGVFISRFRLTKLFGAFMNILAAIPDFIIIVMSMILAVKIYKMTGIRVISLRPDGGALNTWFPTALAAIAPTLYLFKLVSVKYYQTSGEDYIKTAVAKGMGLNYINFQHVFKNLEPFIKSELVKVISLAIGNLFIIEYIMNVSGITKFIFQSSGVQPIAIGLFAMLLISLIVYISNRLIFYLFKRGFIYE; translated from the coding sequence ATGGTTCGTGCTGTGCAGCAAATTTTTATTATATTTGTATTAATTTTATTTCTTGCAGCTCTGCCAAAGATTATATCTGTTGATCCATTGAGCGGGAGTCTACAATGGAGCTTCGAAAGTCTGCCGCATATTTATGGAGATTTTATTTCTGAAATAAGCAAGGGAAGCCTTGGTACCTATGAGCTTGGGATGCAGACACGTCCTATAGCCGGGGACATTGCTGATAACTTTTTTACCAGCCTGCTGATCGTATTGGTTGCTGTAAATGCATCCTTAATTATAAGTCTAATTTTCGGAGTGTTTATCAGCCGCTTCAGGCTTACTAAGCTTTTTGGGGCTTTCATGAATATTCTTGCGGCCATACCTGACTTTATCATCATTGTGATGTCTATGATTCTTGCCGTTAAAATATATAAAATGACCGGTATCAGGGTGATTTCACTCAGACCGGATGGAGGAGCTCTCAACACATGGTTTCCCACAGCGCTTGCAGCGATTGCCCCGACGCTATATTTATTTAAGCTCGTGTCGGTCAAATATTATCAGACAAGCGGGGAGGATTATATTAAGACTGCAGTTGCTAAAGGAATGGGCTTAAATTACATAAATTTTCAGCATGTCTTCAAAAATTTAGAGCCATTTATCAAATCTGAACTTGTCAAAGTGATTTCCCTGGCTATTGGCAATCTCTTTATTATTGAATATATTATGAATGTTTCCGGCATAACAAAATTTATTTTTCAGAGCAGCGGGGTTCAGCCGATTGCAATCGGCTTGTTTGCCATGCTTTTGATTTCTTTAATTGTCTATATTTCTAATAGACTCATATTCTATCTGTTTAAACGGGGTTTTATCTATGAATAA
- a CDS encoding YppF family protein, translating to MNVHELQMKFHQLREYTPENVNELLDFAKKAYIHNEISSTDYRNLVRELEAQGAAVPESYRDNTLQDSVNA from the coding sequence ATGAATGTTCACGAACTACAAATGAAGTTTCATCAGCTGCGGGAGTATACTCCTGAAAATGTTAATGAATTATTGGATTTTGCTAAAAAGGCCTATATCCATAATGAAATTTCCAGTACAGATTATCGAAATCTCGTTCGTGAGCTCGAAGCTCAAGGAGCGGCCGTTCCAGAAAGCTACAGAGATAATACCCTCCAGGATTCAGTAAATGCATAA
- the recU gene encoding Holliday junction resolvase RecU, translating into MNFHYPNGRRYTPPANSAKKLTPEKKWTYSNRGMTLEEDINETNEFYLEHGIATIHKKPTPVQIVQVDYPKRSAAVIKEAYFKQASTTDYNGVYKGRYIDFEAKETQNTTSFPLKNFHEHQVKHMEKVLAQKGICFVLLRFSATEEVFLLEAHHLLSYWERMKDGGRKSITKGEIEMNGHYIPLGFQPRIDYIKIIDYLYTLK; encoded by the coding sequence ATGAATTTCCACTATCCTAATGGCAGGAGATATACCCCGCCTGCTAATAGCGCCAAAAAACTGACTCCAGAGAAGAAATGGACATACAGCAATCGCGGAATGACACTGGAGGAAGATATAAATGAAACCAATGAATTCTATTTGGAACATGGAATAGCCACTATTCATAAAAAGCCCACGCCTGTTCAAATCGTACAGGTCGATTATCCAAAGAGAAGTGCAGCCGTTATTAAAGAAGCTTATTTCAAACAAGCATCAACAACTGATTATAATGGTGTGTATAAAGGCAGGTATATTGATTTTGAAGCAAAAGAAACCCAGAACACGACCTCCTTCCCTTTAAAGAATTTTCATGAGCACCAGGTAAAGCACATGGAGAAAGTTTTAGCCCAGAAAGGGATTTGTTTCGTCCTCCTCCGCTTCTCGGCTACCGAAGAAGTTTTCCTGTTAGAGGCACATCATCTGCTCTCATATTGGGAGAGAATGAAGGATGGGGGGAGAAAATCAATCACCAAGGGTGAAATTGAAATGAATGGCCATTACATTCCGCTTGGATTTCAGCCCAGAATTGACTATATTAAGATAATAGATTATCTTTATACCCTTAAATAA
- the asnS gene encoding asparagine--tRNA ligase, protein MKTTISQVHKYVDQEVTIGAWIANKRSSGKIAFLQLRDGTGFIQGVVVKAEVPEEIFQGAKSVTQESSVYVTGRIQKDERSPFGFEMLVTGLEVLHQAVDYPITPKEHGTEFLMDNRHLWLRSRRQHAVMKIRNEIIRATYEFFNEQGFSKVDPPILTGSAPEGTSELFATKYFDEDAYLSQSGQLYMEAAAMALGRVFSFGPTFRAEKSKTRRHLIEFWMIEPEMAFCEFDENLKVQEEYVAHIVQSVLKNCSIELKTLGRDTEKLEKITAPFPRITYDEAIKFLQEKGFDDIQWGDDFGAPHETAIAESYDKPVFITHYPTSLKPFYMQPDPSREDVVLCADLIAPEGYGEIIGGSERIHDYDLLKQRIDEHKLDLDAYKWYLELRQYGSVPHSGFGLGLERTVAWISGVEHVRETIPFPRLLNRLYP, encoded by the coding sequence ATAAAAACAACAATTTCTCAAGTTCATAAATATGTTGACCAGGAAGTTACTATTGGTGCTTGGATTGCCAACAAGCGTTCAAGCGGGAAGATTGCGTTTTTGCAGCTGCGCGATGGTACAGGATTTATTCAAGGTGTTGTAGTAAAAGCGGAAGTGCCGGAGGAAATCTTCCAAGGTGCTAAATCAGTCACTCAGGAATCTTCCGTATATGTGACGGGCAGAATCCAGAAGGACGAGCGTTCTCCTTTCGGATTTGAAATGCTGGTTACAGGCCTTGAAGTTCTTCATCAGGCTGTCGATTATCCTATTACCCCAAAAGAGCATGGAACTGAATTCCTTATGGATAATCGCCACTTGTGGCTTCGGTCCCGCCGTCAGCATGCAGTCATGAAAATCAGAAATGAAATTATCCGGGCAACTTATGAGTTTTTCAATGAGCAAGGGTTTTCTAAGGTTGACCCGCCAATTCTGACGGGCAGCGCACCGGAAGGAACGTCCGAGCTTTTTGCGACCAAGTATTTTGATGAAGATGCTTATTTATCCCAAAGCGGCCAGCTTTATATGGAAGCAGCTGCGATGGCTCTTGGAAGAGTATTTTCATTCGGCCCGACTTTCCGTGCTGAAAAATCGAAAACCCGCCGTCATTTAATCGAATTTTGGATGATTGAACCTGAAATGGCTTTCTGCGAATTTGATGAAAACTTAAAAGTTCAGGAAGAATATGTTGCTCATATTGTTCAGTCCGTACTTAAGAATTGTTCAATTGAACTTAAAACACTTGGCCGTGATACAGAGAAGCTTGAAAAAATTACAGCTCCATTCCCTCGCATAACGTATGATGAAGCAATTAAGTTTCTTCAGGAAAAGGGCTTCGATGATATTCAGTGGGGGGACGACTTTGGAGCACCGCATGAGACTGCAATTGCAGAAAGCTATGATAAGCCAGTCTTTATCACGCACTATCCAACTTCACTGAAGCCTTTCTATATGCAGCCGGATCCTTCAAGAGAAGATGTTGTACTATGTGCCGACTTGATTGCACCTGAAGGATATGGAGAAATCATCGGCGGCTCTGAGCGGATACATGATTATGACCTGCTTAAGCAGCGCATTGATGAACATAAATTAGATTTGGATGCTTACAAGTGGTACTTGGAGCTTCGCCAATATGGTTCAGTGCCTCATTCCGGATTTGGCCTTGGGCTTGAAAGAACAGTTGCCTGGATCAGCGGCGTCGAGCATGTACGTGAAACAATTCCGTTCCCTCGATTATTAAACCGCCTATATCCATAA
- the nth gene encoding endonuclease III produces MLNKTQIRHCLDAMGEMFPEAHCELNHSNPFELVIAVALSAQCTDALVNKVTRNLFQKYKTPEDYLNVSIEELQEDIRSIGLYRNKAKNIQKLCKLLLDEYGGVVPRDRDELTKLPGVGRKTANVVVSVAFGLPAIAVDTHVERVSKRLGFCRWKDSVLEVEKALMKKVPMDEWSVTHHRMIFFGRYHCKAQKPQCEICPLLDLCREGKKRMKEKQAK; encoded by the coding sequence TTGTTAAATAAAACACAAATTAGACACTGCCTTGATGCAATGGGAGAAATGTTCCCGGAGGCACATTGCGAATTGAATCATTCCAACCCGTTTGAACTGGTCATAGCAGTGGCACTGTCTGCACAATGTACTGATGCACTGGTTAACAAAGTGACAAGGAACCTGTTCCAAAAGTATAAAACCCCCGAGGATTACCTGAATGTTTCCATAGAGGAGTTGCAGGAGGATATCCGCTCCATTGGTCTTTATCGAAACAAAGCCAAGAATATCCAAAAGCTATGCAAATTGCTTCTCGATGAATACGGAGGGGTAGTGCCGCGAGACAGAGACGAGCTGACAAAGCTTCCCGGAGTAGGCCGCAAAACAGCTAATGTCGTTGTCTCAGTGGCTTTTGGGCTGCCTGCCATTGCGGTTGATACTCATGTTGAACGAGTCAGCAAAAGGCTTGGTTTCTGTCGCTGGAAGGACTCTGTACTGGAAGTTGAAAAGGCATTGATGAAGAAAGTGCCGATGGATGAATGGTCAGTTACACATCATCGTATGATCTTTTTTGGAAGATATCACTGTAAGGCACAAAAACCTCAATGTGAAATATGCCCGCTGCTCGATTTATGCCGGGAAGGCAAAAAACGAATGAAGGAGAAGCAGGCAAAATGA
- a CDS encoding penicillin-binding protein 1A, whose translation MTEKYQSREERRKQQSKPKKKGKKKGTGTFKRIFLILIALGIAGMLLGAGAFAFMVKDSPKLDEKLLKDPISSQIYDMEGEFITDVGSENRDYVAYEDIPKLVEDAFLATEDVRFYKHNGMDLIRLGGAVIANVTRGFGSEGASTITQQVVKNSFLNNEKTLSRKAQEAWLAFQLERKYTKQEIFEMYVNKIYMSEGHGVLTASKIFFGKELSELELHEAALLAGMPQSPNNYNPFDHPDKAEKRRNIVLSLMNQHGFITKEEMEAAQKVPVESTLVAEEKRETNESKYDSFIDVVLDEVEKKYPDLNPYSDGLKIHTTLDPNAQKHVENILNTDAAVAYPDDEFQAGITLLDTKTGEIRAIGGGRNQEVKRGFNFAVDQRRHAGSTFKPIVDYGPAIEYLKWGTYQTIVDEPHTYSGGTEINNWDGKHMGPMSMREALARSRNIPALKTLQEVGTDKALEFTNKLGIPMKEMYESYSIGAYEVSSLQVAGAYSAFGNNGFYTEPHAIKQIEMRDGTKLDLKPESEVVMKDYTAFMISDMLKSVVKSSYGTGRLADVPGLPVAGKTGTTNYTDEQEQEFGIPQGAVPDAWFAGYTTNYTAAVWTGYQDRKNYIPAGDEQKIAQKLFSSLMAHVSEGKETEDFKAPNSVEKVAIEKGSNPAKLASQYTPKEQIIYEYAVKGNAPTQVSEKFDKLDSPSGLSANFDQDANEITLSWNYPEDAEGTQFEVTVSVNEGGDQQLSVTSEKGLKIANPQPGAVYTFKVTAFNGDQQSDPASVQVEIPDPSLIEEDETEDEGQEGTEEEEQEDQDNQNGEGGQDGNQDGDGSGNGNGEGSGDGDTGTGDGEGAGNGDGEGSGDGDTGTGDGDTGTGAGTGTETGGTGGDTGGDSGNGSESSGGRN comes from the coding sequence ATGACAGAAAAATATCAATCAAGGGAGGAGCGCCGCAAACAGCAATCCAAGCCTAAAAAGAAGGGCAAGAAAAAAGGCACAGGCACTTTTAAACGTATTTTCCTTATTTTAATTGCCCTCGGAATTGCTGGAATGCTCTTAGGAGCAGGCGCTTTTGCATTTATGGTGAAAGACTCACCAAAGCTTGATGAAAAATTGCTGAAGGATCCCATTTCTTCACAGATTTACGATATGGAGGGCGAATTCATTACAGATGTAGGCTCGGAAAACCGGGATTATGTCGCATATGAAGACATTCCAAAACTTGTGGAAGACGCCTTTTTAGCAACTGAGGATGTCCGATTTTATAAACATAATGGAATGGACTTAATCCGTTTAGGCGGTGCTGTTATCGCAAATGTTACGCGCGGATTTGGTTCTGAAGGGGCAAGTACGATTACCCAGCAGGTGGTAAAGAACTCCTTCCTGAATAATGAAAAAACGCTTAGCAGAAAAGCCCAGGAAGCCTGGCTTGCCTTCCAGCTTGAACGCAAGTATACAAAACAGGAAATCTTTGAAATGTATGTAAACAAGATTTATATGTCTGAAGGCCATGGGGTATTAACGGCATCGAAAATTTTCTTCGGTAAAGAACTTAGTGAGCTGGAACTGCATGAAGCTGCCCTCTTAGCCGGCATGCCGCAAAGCCCGAACAATTATAATCCTTTTGATCATCCTGACAAAGCAGAGAAAAGGAGAAATATTGTCCTTTCACTGATGAATCAGCATGGTTTTATTACAAAAGAAGAAATGGAAGCAGCCCAAAAGGTTCCTGTGGAATCTACTCTTGTGGCTGAAGAAAAAAGAGAAACAAACGAATCAAAATATGATTCTTTCATCGATGTTGTCTTGGACGAAGTCGAAAAAAAATACCCGGATCTTAACCCATATTCTGACGGGCTGAAAATCCATACGACACTCGATCCAAATGCACAGAAACACGTAGAAAACATTTTAAACACTGATGCAGCAGTAGCGTATCCAGATGACGAATTCCAAGCAGGAATCACCCTGCTTGATACCAAAACTGGGGAAATCAGAGCAATCGGAGGAGGACGCAATCAGGAAGTAAAACGCGGCTTTAACTTTGCCGTGGATCAAAGAAGACATGCCGGTTCAACCTTTAAACCAATTGTCGATTATGGACCAGCAATCGAATATCTAAAATGGGGAACTTACCAGACAATAGTTGATGAACCTCACACATATTCCGGAGGTACAGAAATCAATAACTGGGATGGAAAACACATGGGTCCTATGTCCATGCGTGAGGCCCTTGCCCGCTCACGCAACATTCCGGCTCTGAAAACACTTCAGGAAGTCGGGACTGATAAAGCATTGGAATTCACCAATAAATTAGGCATTCCAATGAAAGAGATGTATGAGTCCTATTCTATCGGCGCTTATGAGGTTTCTTCTCTTCAGGTAGCCGGTGCATACAGTGCATTTGGTAATAATGGCTTCTACACTGAACCACATGCCATCAAGCAAATTGAAATGCGTGACGGCACGAAGCTTGATTTGAAACCTGAATCTGAAGTAGTGATGAAGGATTATACAGCATTTATGATCAGTGACATGCTGAAAAGTGTAGTTAAATCTTCTTACGGAACGGGCCGTCTGGCTGATGTACCTGGATTGCCTGTTGCAGGAAAAACAGGGACTACAAACTATACGGATGAACAGGAACAGGAATTTGGAATACCTCAAGGTGCCGTGCCTGATGCCTGGTTTGCAGGCTATACAACTAATTATACAGCAGCTGTCTGGACCGGCTATCAGGATAGAAAAAATTACATCCCGGCCGGCGATGAGCAAAAAATTGCTCAAAAGCTTTTCAGCAGCTTAATGGCACATGTTTCAGAAGGAAAAGAAACGGAAGACTTCAAGGCCCCTAACTCTGTAGAGAAGGTAGCCATTGAAAAAGGCAGCAATCCTGCCAAACTGGCAAGCCAGTACACACCTAAGGAGCAAATCATTTATGAGTACGCTGTAAAAGGCAATGCTCCGACACAAGTGTCCGAGAAGTTTGATAAACTGGACTCCCCTTCTGGACTGTCAGCGAACTTTGACCAGGATGCAAATGAGATCACATTATCATGGAATTACCCGGAAGACGCAGAAGGCACTCAATTTGAAGTGACTGTATCCGTAAATGAAGGCGGAGATCAGCAGCTTAGCGTTACTTCAGAAAAAGGCTTAAAAATTGCCAACCCTCAGCCAGGTGCTGTGTATACCTTTAAAGTAACAGCATTTAACGGTGACCAGCAAAGTGATCCTGCTTCTGTACAAGTAGAAATCCCTGACCCAAGTCTCATCGAAGAAGATGAAACGGAAGATGAAGGGCAGGAAGGAACGGAAGAAGAAGAACAGGAAGATCAGGACAATCAAAATGGTGAAGGCGGCCAGGACGGAAACCAGGATGGCGATGGTTCTGGAAATGGTAATGGTGAAGGTTCCGGAGATGGCGATACAGGTACTGGAGATGGTGAAGGAGCCGGAAACGGTGATGGTGAAGGTTCCGGAGATGGCGATACAGGTACTGGAGATGGCGATACAGGTACCGGAGCAGGAACTGGAACTGAAACTGGCGGGACTGGCGGCGACACCGGAGGAGATTCCGGCAACGGATCTGAATCCAGTGGCGGCCGTAATTAA